From the genome of Saccharomyces kudriavzevii IFO 1802 strain IFO1802 genome assembly, chromosome: 16:
ATTGACCAAACCCTTATCATCGTTTTCACATCAAATTAAAAAAAGggttttcttctatttGGGCTCAACATTATAACGTAATCTTATACCCATTGCCGATAATTCAGAATCCAAGTACTTCAATACAAATGGTATAGCTACCGTAGTTGTTTCATTGCCACCGACAAATTTATTGCCTTGTCCATCTTCCCAAATTTGAGAGTCgtcaatgaaaatattttctccATCTTCTGATTTAGTTAGTAGCTTCTTtgcatcttcaaatctcATGGAACAACGACGGCAGCAAACTGTCGAAATTGAACCGATTCTTGGCACACTCTGTTGTGTAGTCAAGATAGAGCCACACTCACGACACACGGATGCTTGCGTATAGTCTGATGAATTCAGTAAACGGTCTTGTAACAAAAATGAGGTACCGTGTCCAATCAAAGCATCTCTTTCCATTTCACCGACACGAATACCACCATGTCTCTTTCTACCCTTGACAGGTTGCATAGTCAAGCTGTTGACAGGACCGGTAGAACGGACTTGAAACTTATCGTCGACCATATGACGTAATCTTTGATAGTAAACAACACCAACATAAATATCTGCTCTTAGTTCTTCACCAGTAGCACCGGAATACATCGGTTCGTTACCATGGTAATTGTAGCCTGCCTTCGCCAGTTGATCACCAAAATAATCAGCGGGCGTATCGTCCTCGTTGAATATCCACGGTGTGGAATCTTGTGCGATACCGTGCAAAGCACCCGCCTTACCTGCTAGAGACTCGACGAACATACCAATGGTCATACGCGAAGGGAAAGCATGCggattgataataataTCCGGTTGAATCCCTGTTTCACTGAAAGGCATGTCAATGGTTGGCCATTTTCTAGAACAAACACCCTTTTGACCATGtctagaagaaaatttatcacCAATCTGAGGTGTTCTTCTGATACGGTATTTTATGCTAACGGTTTGTAATTCTTGAAACTTGTTGGATTCGTCACCAATTAGGTTCACTTCTTCGATATATGCTGGTTCAGAGGAATGGTATGTCTTGATTTTTGTCTTATTCAAAGTATCGTCAAAGTATGCACAGATCGGATCACCTTCTTCGACATAGGTGCCAATATAAGGTAAACCATCCTCATCTAGTTTTTCGAGCCATTCTTTTGGCCATTCGTCATTTCCGAAACCAAAATGCTGTGTAATTGGATCACCACGACTTCTGTTGAGAGCCAAATCCACTTTCTCAGTCTTATACATAGTACCATAACCGAAACCTCTTTCGTCAGCAGATTTGTTTATAATCATCGCATCATCCATATCGTAACCGGTATACGAAATgacagcaacaacagcatTGAAACCATTTGGAAAGTTATCCATACCATAGTCATCATATAAGTTAGCTTTCACAATAGGCGTTTGGCCAGTTTGCAACCTATAAAGTTTGTTGTCAGAACGATGGCACAAAGCTACACCGGGAGTACCCATAGTTTGCTTACCCATTTGACATTGGTACATATTCCTTGGAGATTGATTAAAGTCCGAAAAAGGTGTCAAATTAGCCAAAATAGAGAGGATGTTTGTTGGCGTAAATTCAACGTGCGTATGAAcattattttgaatttcttgagGTGTGACAGCGATGTTCATGTAAACTTGTTCGAAAGGACCAACAATGTCTTCCTTATCTAAAGGTAAGTAACGCACAGGACGTAGCATTCTGGAGTGACCACCGAATAAGTAAAGGCCCGGATATTGGCCACGAGTAGATGGAGGAACATAACCAATTTCTAGATCAACTGGCAACCCAGGCGTTTTGCCTTCAACCTTCCAATATCTCAATGTATCTGCGATTATCTTACCTTGCTCATGAGAGATCCATCCAATGATTTTACCATCAATTTGCACACAACACAAAGAAGGACCAGCGGCAAATGTATGGGATGCTGGGGCAACTCCGAGCGAGTATAAGATTGaaggaatttttgaaacgtCTAATTGCTCAGTGGATATGCGGCACTTGTGCGCAAAATGGTTCAACAGACCACAAGGAGAACCATCCGGTGTATGAACAGGACACAGGAACCCCCATGACTCCGGTAGCAATTTTCTAACCGTGGTAGTCTTCAACTGTGCAAAAAAAGACCCTCTATGAACCATCCTAAAATGAGAAATAAAACGGTAGAAGTTAATTTTTTCCGCAACAACGGTATAACCAGAGACTTGTTGTAAATCTAACCCAGATTGAGACACTAAGTTACCTGTTGATAAAAAGTATTGCATTTTGGAAccaatattttcatttactCTCATCAAAACTTTTGACATGTATCTTTTATCTTTAAAATTGATAGCCATACCACGGTTTATATCCATCCTGACTTGAGCTATaatattttgtaaatattcatcaatcttttctttcaaaatcatacCATATAAGAAACCACCCAATAGAACTTCTTGATGTTGCGTAGCATCTGGGTTATCTGGAGAACATTCACCTGCAACCAAAGAATACAGCTTTCTGATCATAAATAGCAGCATTCTAAATTTATCTTGGTTGCCACTCTTGCCCAGATGAACCAAAACAATACGGTCGAGGACTTCTTGTCCGACTTCCAAGTCAGAATGATCAGGGGAGGCTTGAAAGACAACGCGGAATTTGTCCCCTAGATATTGCAAGACTTGTGTACGATTTTGCAATTGAGGATATCTCTTCTTAAAACCACGTAGTAGTAATTCTAAACGATCAGTTAAAAAGGAATCCTTAACATCATTACCAATGATaccatcaaaaatttctctaTCACTAGTGTGACATAAAGCTTTCAAGATCATAACAGCAGGAACTAAATATTCGttttttctccaagaaAATCTAAACGTTACTTGACCATCATTCAGGTAATGTAGAACATTAGTTTGAGAAGTTTGATCTTGTCTTACAGATCTAATTTGAATACCATAATGAGAGTAAGACGCACCTCTGTTGGCAAAAGATGGTCGAATAATAGCCATAGGATGGTTCCTACGTTGAACAATCAACATTCTGATTAGCTTTTCGATACCATTGACAATAAAGTAACCACCTATCTCATCGGACTCTTCTTTAT
Proteins encoded in this window:
- the RPA135 gene encoding DNA-directed RNA polymerase I core subunit RPA135 (similar to Saccharomyces cerevisiae RPA135 (YPR010C); ancestral locus Anc_8.113), whose protein sequence is MSKVIKPPSQARTADFRTLERESRFINPPKDKSAFPLLEEAVQPHIGSFNALTEGPDGGLLNLGAKDIGEKVIFDGKPLNSEDETSNSSYLGNKLSVSVEQVSITKAMSNDGVSSAVERKVYPSESRQRLTSYRGKLLLKLKWSINNGEENLFEVRDCGGLPVMLQSNRCHLNKMSPYELVQHKEESDEIGGYFIVNGIEKLIRMLIVQRRNHPMAIIRPSFANRGASYSHYGIQIRSVRQDQTSQTNVLHYLNDGQVTFRFSWRKNEYLVPAVMILKALCHTSDREIFDGIIGNDVKDSFLTDRLELLLRGFKKRYPQLQNRTQVLQYLGDKFRVVFQASPDHSDLEVGQEVLDRIVLVHLGKSGNQDKFRMLLFMIRKLYSLVAGECSPDNPDATQHQEVLLGGFLYGMILKEKIDEYLQNIIAQVRMDINRGMAINFKDKRYMSKVLMRVNENIGSKMQYFLSTGNLVSQSGLDLQQVSGYTVVAEKINFYRFISHFRMVHRGSFFAQLKTTTVRKLLPESWGFLCPVHTPDGSPCGLLNHFAHKCRISTEQLDVSKIPSILYSLGVAPASHTFAAGPSLCCVQIDGKIIGWISHEQGKIIADTLRYWKVEGKTPGLPVDLEIGYVPPSTRGQYPGLYLFGGHSRMLRPVRYLPLDKEDIVGPFEQVYMNIAVTPQEIQNNVHTHVEFTPTNILSILANLTPFSDFNQSPRNMYQCQMGKQTMGTPGVALCHRSDNKLYRLQTGQTPIVKANLYDDYGMDNFPNGFNAVVAVISYTGYDMDDAMIINKSADERGFGYGTMYKTEKVDLALNRSRGDPITQHFGFGNDEWPKEWLEKLDEDGLPYIGTYVEEGDPICAYFDDTLNKTKIKTYHSSEPAYIEEVNLIGDESNKFQELQTVSIKYRIRRTPQIGDKFSSRHGQKGVCSRKWPTIDMPFSETGIQPDIIINPHAFPSRMTIGMFVESLAGKAGALHGIAQDSTPWIFNEDDTPADYFGDQLAKAGYNYHGNEPMYSGATGEELRADIYVGVVYYQRLRHMVDDKFQVRSTGPVNSLTMQPVKGRKRHGGIRVGEMERDALIGHGTSFLLQDRLLNSSDYTQASVCRECGSILTTQQSVPRIGSISTVCCRRCSMRFEDAKKLLTKSEDGENIFIDDSQIWEDGQGNKFVGGNETTTVAIPFVLKYLDSELSAMGIRLRYNVEPK